The proteins below are encoded in one region of Equus przewalskii isolate Varuska chromosome 1, EquPr2, whole genome shotgun sequence:
- the MAP10 gene encoding microtubule-associated protein 10, protein MAAAASERLFSLELLVDWVRLEVGLPLPPAVVAVEEELEAAAAAEEEDLEEEQEVGEEAAPRRPSCSLCPAVAFRLSDFPTLLVYPPGGPAAPAPEPRPGLVSFGRGKSCLFRLHPAILHRLLLRSPLYTLLLQLPPGLPSPAPRLLGACSISLASAARKVLGPASSGCSQGHRGSFPLHNQVGEWIGDIGLGYRLTDLGSSLLGHLERPVACTGGGVERVEGRKAVEISTQTLQEKQQLQQPNSEPSPRDAGGPPVSLKIPKTQKDLKEIALHSKTNSDNIGFVENGKTTCICSNAVGVRSISPQNQEVTELDIETNTFCPPPLYYTHLAQEKTPPVLGKITIKHEMNVPEELNGTFPEEKLVSPPTHTNPVKHTNSAIHEKPPILINPPRVQDMGASNQAMSHPQTEEDGINMIRQLPLLNALLVELSLLYNQPMASPTHVHPHLAWLYRTEDKKAPETSTKSTCKSEFKKDELSLGENKKSVSLQCKKHQVEKKGKCFEKNSGTPPKRVPRGKLLYGLTNTFKLRLKQTNPEMLVVHEKREKYRKMQTQMLGAKLRNPSSKVKILSFAEQHQELYQLLKDKYLESDASFAEKTDNSKQISGVFENPSTTKETKLKCVSENTIDFGENTTNNGSLEEILSPENTIVPERFTHTDIFGGKVEMKVPSPCVFRQVAIVDRIIVDKEITDKQVKTTDNDILTADMSENKPSKNSCSESISELKYSDDFTSPCYSEDFCATEDTSGISQACDSSLGAEDPKHSQHTSKSSETRLSMRKNNSEKSSILTPPFSAGSPVHSYKRSHISKAQDKSLEEASNISTSDLSSSHWTEEKENQIDHNSMHNSKLAKRGQDISVKRKTRTDCNSLEKSQSPRTSQVSSYLPSNLSELELNVLDRSTSDHSEEDSDEVGSLNISKQCRDICELVINKLPGYTV, encoded by the coding sequence ATGGCGGCCGCCGCGTCGGAGCGGCTTTTCTCACTGGAGCTGCTCGTGGACTGGGTGCGTCTTGAAGTCGGGCTGCCGCTGCCGCCGGCCGTGGTCGcggtggaggaggagctggaggcggcggcggcggcggaggaggaggatttggaggaggagcaggaggtgggggaggaggccgCGCCGCGGCGGCCATCGTGCAGCCTGTGCCCCGCCGTGGCCTTCCGCCTGTCGGACTTCCCCACGCTGCTCGTTTACCCTCCCGGcggccccgccgcccccgccccggaaCCCCGGCCTGGCCTGGTCAGCTTCGGTCGCGGCAAGTCCTGTCTCTTCCGCCTGCACCCCGCCATCCTGCACCGCCTGCTGCTGCGGAGCCCGCTCTACACCTTGCTGCTGCAGCTGCCTCCCGGGCTCCCCAGCCCGGCCCCGCGGCTCCTGGGCGCCTGCAGCATCTCTCTGGCCTCCGCGGCCCGCAAGGTGCTGGGGCCGGCCTCCTCCGGCTGCTCCCAGGGTCATCGTGGAAGTTTCCCTCTGCATAACCAAGTGGGGGAGTGGATTGGGGACATTGGCCTGGGCTACCGCCTGACTGACCTGGGGAGCAGCTTGCTGGGCCATCTTGAGCGGCCAGTCGCTTGCACAGGAGGTGGGGTGGAGCGAGTGGAGGGGCGGAAGGCCGTGGAGATCAGCACCCAAACCCTGCAGGAAAAACAGCAGCTACAGCAGCCGAACTCAGAGCCAAGCCCAAGAGATGCTGGTGGGCCTCCCGTGAGTTTAAAAATCCCAAAGACCCagaaagatttgaaagaaataGCTCTTCATAGTAAGACCAACTCTGATAACATTGGTTTTGTGGAGAATGGCAAAACCACCTGTATTTGTTCAAATGCTGTTGGTGTGAGAAGCATCAGCCCCCAAAATCAGGAAGTCACAGAGTTGGACATTGAAACCAACAcattttgccctcctcctctgTACTACACTCATCTGGCCCAAGAAAAGACACCTCCTGTACTGGGTAAAATCACCATTAAGCATGAAATGAATGTACCTGAGGAATTGAATGGtacttttccagaagaaaaacttGTAAGTCCCCCAACACATACTAATCCTGTAAAACATACAAATTCTGCAATACATGAGAAGCCTCCAATACTTATAAATCCTCCACGTGTTCAGGATATGGGAGCAAGTAATCAAGCTATGAGTCACCCtcaaactgaggaagatggaattAATATGATAAGGCAGCTGCCTTTGTTAAATGCCTTGTTGGTTGAGTTGTCCTTGTTATACAACCAACCCATGGCAAGCCCTACTCATGTCCATCCTCACTTAGCCTGGTTATATAGAACTGAGGATAAGAAGGCCCCAGAAACTTCTACCAAATCCACATGTAAATCTGAATTTAAGAAGGATGAGctttctttgggggaaaacaaAAAGTCCGTGAGTCTTCAGTGTAAAAAGCACCAAGTTGAAAAGAAAggtaaatgttttgaaaagaacAGTGGTACTCCCCCAAAAAGAGTTCCAAGGGGGAAGCTACTTTATGGtttaacaaatacatttaaaCTGCGTCTAAAGCAAACAAATCCTGAGATGTTGGTAGtacatgaaaagagagaaaaatatagaaaaatgcaaacacagATGTTGGGTGCAAAACTCAGAAATCCATCGTCCAAAGTTAAAATATTAAGCTTTGCAGAACAACATCAGGAGCTGTATCAACTACTTAAAGATAAGTACTTAGAATCAGATGCATCTTTTGCTGAAAAAACTGATAACTCAAAGCAAATTAGTGGAGTTTTTGAGAACCCCAGCACAACTAAAGAAACTAAGCTGAAATGTGTAAGTGAAAACACAATTGATTTTGGTGAAAATACAACCAATAATGGTTCATTGGAAGAAATTTTGAGTCCTGAAAATACCATTGTCCCAGAAAGGTTTACTCATACAGATATTTTTGGAGGAAAAGTGGAAATGAAAGTCCCAAGTCCATGTGTTTTCCGACAGGTTGCAATTGTCGACAGAATTATAGTAgataaagaaataactgataagcaGGTCAAAACCACTGATAATGACATTCTTACTGCTGACATGAGTGAAAATAAGCCAAGTAAAAACAGTTGCTCGGAAAGCATCTCAGAACTAAAGTATTCAGATGACTTCACTAGCCCTTGCTATTCCGAAGACTTCTGTGCCACTGAGGACACCAGCGGAATTTCACAAGCTTGTGATAGCAGTCTAGGGGCAGAAGATCCAAAACATAGTCAACATACAAGTAAGTCTAGTGAAACAAGATTGTCCATGAGGAAAAATAACAGTGAGAAGAGTTCTATTCTTACCCCTCCTTTTTCAGCCGGATCACCAGTACACTCATACAAAAGATCTCATATTTCAAAGGCTCAAGATAAAAGTTTGGAGGAAGCATCTAACATCTCCACCAGTGATTTATCTTCATCACACTGgactgaggagaaagaaaaccaaatagaCCACAATAGTATGCATAATTCTAAACTTGCAAAGAGGGGTCAAGACATCTCTGTTAAACGTAAAACAAGAACTGATTGCAATTCTTTAGAGAAAAGCCAGTCACCTCGGACATCTCAAGTGAGTTCTTATCTGCCATCTAATTTATCAGAACTAGAACTTAATGTCTTGGATAGGAGTACTTCAGATCACTCTGAAGAAGACAGTGATGAAGTTGGTTCACTAAATATTTCTAAGCAATGCAGAGATATTTGTGAATTAGTAATAAATAAACTTCCAGGATATACAGTGTAA